ATCGCGCCTTTCTCTCGCGGCTCTGTGCCTTGTCAGGCAAGCCAACTATGCTCAAAGAGCATCTGTCACGCCTAACTCTTTCCATTATAAGTAGAATTGTGTTGGGTAAGAAGTATTTTAGTGTGTCTGAATCTGAGATTTCGATAGTGACACTAGAAGAATTTCAAGAGATGTTAGATGAGCTGTTCTTGCTTAATGGGGTTTTGAACATAGGGGATTGGATCCCATGGGTTCAGTTTTTTGACTTGCAAGGGTTTGTAAAACGAATGAAGgccttgaagaaaaaattcgACCGGTTTCATGATCATGTGTTTGATGAACACAGGGCAAAGAAGGAAGGAGTTAAAGATTTTGTGCCAAATGACATGGTGGACTTATTGTTGCAGCTGGCTGAAGATCCTGATATTGAAGTGAAGCTGAATTATGACAGTGTCAAGGGATTCACTCAGGTATGTATGTTTTATATGTACAATCACCAAATTTTATTCATCACATGACGTGATGATTTTTATTCTTATAAATCTTATTTAAATTTGGTCCCAATCTAAACCTCAATGTGAACTGTTCCATTTTGTATCAGGATTTAATAGCGGGAGGAACTGATACCTCTGCAACCACTGTGGAGTGGGCAATGTCTGAGCTCATGAAACAACCACACCTCATCGAAAAGGCAACCGAAGAGCTCGACAGAGTGATCGGGAGAGGGAGATGGGTAGAAGAGAAAGACATCCCACAACTTCCTTACATAGATGCAATTATGAAAGAGACAATGAGGATGCACCCAGTTGCTGTAATGCTAGCTCCACATCTAGCTCTTGAAGATTGCAATGTGGGAGGTTATGATATTTGCAAAGGAACTAGAGTGTTCGTAAACACATGGAGCATGGGGAGAGAGCCTTCACAATGGGATGCACCAGATGAGTTCAACCCTGATAGATTCTTAGGGAGGTCAATTGATGTGAAAGGACAAAACTTTGAGCTCCTGCCATTTGGCTCGGGAAGGAGGATGTGCCCTGGTTATAGCCTTGGACTGAAAATGATAAGGTCTAGTTTGGCTAACTTGTTACATGGATTTAATTGGAAATTACCTGGCAATATGAAACCAGAAGATTTGAGCATGGAGGAAGTTTTCGGATTGGCTACACCTCGGAAGTTCCCACTTGTTGCAGTTGTGGAGCCTCGGCTCCCTGCCCATCTTTATTAATTACATGTGAATCTGTAATGTCCTTGCAAGCTTTAGACTGTCGGCCATTAAATAATGACGCCTCAATGTAATCAATAATCCCTTTCTGATTTTACACTTCGTGAATGAAACAAtatcttattttcttcatccAAGTCAGATTCCTAATGTCTGTTTCAAGTCTTGTGTTCTTTCATCTGTATGGTTTTACTTATGCGTgccattgtttttgttgacGCTCGGCACaataaaaacacaacacaTGGGTCTTGTATGACGCACCGATAGAAACTAACCTCCCCCTCCGCCTCGGCCTCCGAGCTGCCCTAGGAAGAAGAACGAAAGGGTGTAAGCCATCCACGTCGATGACAAGACCTCTTATGACTGCCGACCCTTCACACCTCTTAAAGCGTGCCCCCATCCCGTCATGAGCCAGGTGTTAGCCGCCTAAGTCGCCACCTCCCTAAATGGGACTGCCGCCGTACGTGCAGGAAAGCTATTATGCTCAGGCCTGCCCCGTAGTAGAAATGTAAGAGATCCATCATGAGCTAATACGTGGACAAAGCCTGACCACTCGTCGTCTGGTAGATCTGATGTGACACAAACAGCTTGGCTCGAAGCCGAGGTGGGCGGCTTGTGAATTAATCCATATTTTTGTACTCCTTATAAATGGAGTAAGAGTTCTTGTAAAGGGGGGATCTGGTTTTTCAAGATCTGAAAggggaagaaagaaataacaaGTCAAAACCCTATCATTTTTTACGTACTATTTAGCTCTAGAAAATCCTTTCTCCTTGATAAAactacaaatatatatatatatatatatatatatatatgtatcctTACATCTTCGTGTTAATCACTTGAATATTTGTGGTATAAACAgttttcaaaatacaaaaagtcaaattctTGAGCCCAATCTGCACGCAATTAACATTCACAAAAGTTGGGACCGTGAACAATGTCATGAGGTGCATAAAAAAACCTTTTGAAATTATCAACTGATAAATTATTAGCTCTGATTGATAGAGATATCTCCAGATCTAATCCTAGCCGTTCATCACAAAGTTGTTAATTTCTGTTTAGCTTTGCTTTAACAAACTGTACAGCTGTCATTTGTACAGCTATCTTATTTCAAGTGTATATAAACAATTCAATGTAATCATTATTGTTTAATGAAATGAGAATACAATTCTAGTTTTCTCACATGGTATCACGAGCCCTAGTCTAAcgacttttctctctctgcaaatTTTCTTGCAAATTTTCTTGTGATTTTCTTCCTTGCCAAACAACTTTCTTCgatcactttctctctcctttttcacTTTCTCATGGCTACTCCAACCAATTCTGATGCGGCCACTCTTCCACCgctctcttctccttcttcccccAATTCTGATGCACCCAATTCTGTTAATTCGCCATTGTCAAATTCTGTGAGCTCGGTGACTGTCCAAAACATAGCTGGTATGGTTCCTATCAAGCTGAAATCTGGAAATTATCTGTTGTGGAAGAATCTTTTCTTTCCGGTGCTGCGCAAATTCAAGCTTCTTGGTCTTATCAATGGCGCTGAACCTTCTCCTCCACGCACCATCGTTTCTTCTTCAGGCGCTGTTGTTGTGAATCCACGATATGATCTCTGGTATGATCGTGATCAAAGCCTCATGATCTGGCTTATTTCAACTCTCTCTGAGGATCTTCTCTCTCATATTGTGGGCATTGAATCTGCTCAAGATTTATGGAATCTTCTTGAAAGGCGTTTTTCTGGTGTCTCTCGAGCCAATATTCATCAACTGCGCTCTCGTCTTCAAAGCATTTCTAAAGGCGACCTCTCTATGGATTCTTATCTTCAATCTGTGAAGGAAATTGTTGATGGCTTAGCAGCTGCTGGTCAATCGTTGTCGGAATCAGATCTCGTTGCCTATGTGCTTAATGGTCTCCCAGATGAATATGACTCTTTCATTACTTCAATCGAGACACGAATTGAACCTGTTACTCTAGATGAATTACATGCTCTTCTACTCGGCCGTGAGTCTGCGATTCTCAAACGCAAAACTCGATCCACCTCTGCGGTTGCTACTGAGCCTTTTCATGCTTACGCTGCTACTTCTGGTTCTTCTCGCTCCAATTTCAGAGGCGGACGTGGTCGTGGTCGGTTCCATTCCAACTCTGGTTCTCAATTTCATTCTCGTAATCATCCTTTCCCTGGCACCAACAACTCATCTGGCCGAGGCCTTTTACCTACGCCGTCATCTTTTTTTCCTGGCAACACCTCCAATGGTACCAACTCCAATGGTTTCTTCTACAATTCTTCCGGATTCTCTCCTGATCGTTCCATGACTTGTCAAATTTGTGAGCGGAAGGGTCACTCTGCTCTAACATGTCGCCAGAGGTTGAATCTTTCTTACAATGCTAATGTGGTTCCTGCCCGATTTCAAGCTCCTTCCGCGCACTATGCTCACTCTGCTTTTCCGCCTACTGATAATCTCTGGCTTGCCGACTCTGGTGCGTCGAATCATGTTACCTCCAATATGAGCAATCTGGGTCACTCCTCTCCATACACAGGTTCTGAGACTCTCCGTGTTGGTGATGGTAATTCCTTACCTATCTCTCATACTGGATCTACTATTTTGCATACCTCAAATGCTAAGTTTCATCTCCTAAATGTTCTCCATGTGCCTCAAGTTGCTCATAATTTGCTCTCCGTGCACAAATTTGTTAGTGATAATCACTGTTCCCTAatttttgatgaaattggtGTATCAATTAAGGACAATGCTACACAGAGGATGCTCTATCAGGGCCCTTGTGAACAAGGTTTATATCCCATTTACTGCAGCTCATCAGTTCAAGTTTCACCTCTCTCCTCTGGCACCTCTCCTACAGCTTTCTTAGTCAGTAAGGCTTCTATTCACACTTGGCACAAGAGGTTAGGACATCCTCATTCTGCTGTGCTCAAGACTATTGTAACTAGTAATCAACTTCCTTTAGAGGATTCTAGCTTTTCTAAGCCCCAATGTACTGATTGTATTCTTGGTAAAGCTACCAGGCTTCCTTTTACCCCTTCTTCCTCTTTATCCACTACACCTCTAGAATTGGTGcactctgatgtttggggaccgaGTCCAATTGACTCGTGTACTGGCTATAGATACTATGTACTGTTCTTGGATGATTACACTAAGTACAGCTGGATTTTTCCTCTTAAATTCAAGTCTGATGTTTGTGAGGTTTTCAAAGTTTTTAAggcaaaaatggaaaatgtcTTAAATTCCAAGATTAAGTATCTGCGCAGTGACTCAGGTGGTGAATATCTTAGTACTGGCTTTCAAACTTTTCTTAAccaacaaggcattattcATCAATTTAGTTGTCCCCATACTCCTCAACAAAATGGGAGTGCTGAGAGGAAACACCGACACATTGTTGAACTTGCACGGACCTTCTTAGCTGCATCTGGAGTACCTCATAAATATTGGGTGGATGCCTTTCTCACTGCTACTTATCTCATTAATCGCTTGCCTCACACTActagccatatgtctccttgGCAGCTTCTCTTTAACACTCCTCCCCATTATCATAGTCTCAAGGTTTTTGGCTGTGCATGTTTTCCATGGCTCCAACCCTATGCTCCCTCCAAACTTCATCCTAAAAGTAAACTCTGTGTTTTTCTTGGTTATAGCATGAATCATTCTGGTTACAGATGCTTGGACCCTGTAACGGGGAGAGTTTTCACTTCAAGGCATGTTATTTTTCATGAGGACCACTTCCCTTTTACTgtctcttcttcctccccaccatcttcttcctcctccacTTTTCAATTTCCTATTAAGCTTACTTTTCTACagtcttcttctccaactagGGAGGTCTGCACTTCTTTACCTCCAGTCTCTCCTTCTTCCGCCTCACCACAGTTGAACTCCTCTTTGTCTCTTCCTTCTTTCCCTCCAGGCTCTCCTTCCCCATCTGATTCTCCTTTACCCTCTTCAATTGCCTCTTTACCTTCCCCTGCTCCACCTCCCCAAAATACTCATTCTATGGTTACCCGATCCAAAAATGGCATTACCAAACCAAAAGCTCTTTTTGCCACTCAACATCCTATTTCTTCCTCTCTGGATCACCTCTCTCTTTTCCCCACCACACCTACTACATATAAACAGGCTGTGAAATCTAAAGTATGGCAAGATGCCATGCAAGCTGAATTTGATGCTTTGCTCAAGACCAATACATGGACCTTGGttcctccttcttcttctcagaATATTGTTGGCTGCAAATGGGTATATCGAATCAAACATACAGCTGATGGTTCTGTGGAACGGTATAAGGCTCGACTGGTTGCGAAAGGATTTCATCAACAAGAGGGTTTGGACTACACTGAAACCTTTAGTCCAGTAGCTAAACCCGTGACCATTCGACTATTTCTTTCTCTGGCGGTTCAATTTGACTGGTTTTTAAACCAATTAGATGTCAGCAATGCCTTCCTTCATGGTTCTTTAAAGGAAGATGTTTTTATGGAGCAACCTCCAGGTTTTCTTGACTCTACAACACCTCATTATGTCTGCAAGTTGAATAGGTCTCTCTATGGTTTAAAACAAGCTCCCCGGGCTTGGTATGAGGAATTGTTTCATTCTTTGCTGCAGTTGGGTTTTCGATCTTCACAAGCAGATTCATCTCTTTTCATCAAAAGTGCTCCTTCTCTGGTTTTTATCCttgtttatgtggatgatatcTTGGTCACTGGTCCTTCTTCTCTTGCTTGTCACCAAGTGATTAAACAACTCAGCTCTATTTTTCCCGTTAAAGATCTTGGCCCAGTGCATTACTTTCTGGGATTAGAAGTTCATCGCAGCTCTCAAGGTCTTGCTTTATCTCAGACAAAATACGCCTATGATCTTCTTCAACGAACTGACTTTCTTGGTGCCAAACCTTGTTCAACTCCCTTGGGCTCCTCTAAGTTGGATCTTGATAGTCCAGCGCTTTCTGACCCTACCTTTTATCGTTCTACCGTTGGGGCACTTCAGTATCTTACTTGGACCAGACCTGATTTAGCTTTTGCTGTTAATCAGGTCTGTCAACACATGCACAACCCCAGAGAATCTCATTTAGCTGCTGTAAAAAGGATCCTAAGGTATCTTAAAGGCACTCTTCATCTTGGTCTTTGGTTTAAAAAGGGTCAGCCTCTTCTTCAAGCTTTTTCTGATGCTGATTGGGCAGGTTGCCCTGTTGATCGACGTTCTACAAGTGGTCTTTGTGTTTTCCTTGGCCCCAATCTTCTCTCTTGGTCTGCCAAGAAGCAAACTACGGTTGCTCGAAGCTCCACTGAGGCTGAGTATCGAAGTGTTGCCTTAGCTGCTGCTGAATTGGTTTATCTAGCTAAATTGTTTAAAGACATTGGTTTTTTTCTAGGCACTCCTCCTCTTCTCTGGGTGGATAATCAATCTGCTATTTCTTTGGCTTCTAATCCTGTGTTTCATGCCAGGACCAAACACGTGGAAGTTGATTATCACTTCACACGAGAACTGGTGCAAAATGGTTCTCTTAGACTTCACTATGTTTGTTCTTCTAATCAACTTGCTGATATTTTTACAAAGTCTCTATCTTCCTCTCGATTTGTGTATCTTAGATCCAAGCTTTCCGTTTGTGACACTACCTTCAGCTTGAGGGGGGCTGATAGAGATATCTCCAGATCTAATCCTAGCCGTTCATCACAAAGTTGTTAATTTCTGTTTAGCTTTGCTTTAACAAACTGTACAGCTGTCATTTGTACAGCTATCTTATTTCAAGTGTATATAAACAATTCAATGTAATCATTATTGTTTAATGAAATGAGAATACAATTCTAGTTTTCTCACACTGATTTCAAAAGGTTTTTTAATCATGTTCTTCAGCTAttccatttttcaaaaaaaagttGTTAATCTTCACATATTGTTTCATACCCTTACAATCAGGGGCGGAGCTACAGCCAGGCCTGCCATAGCCCTGGCGCCCCCCCCCCCCTTCCCCCCAACTTAATTATTAATCTCttgtaatatattataaaatatatgatattGCAATACAATCACTGCAATTAGATTAGTGATGGCCCTCCCAGTAAGTTACAATCTGAACTATTCCATTTTTCAAATCAGGATTTAATAGCTGAAGGCACTGACACCTCTGCTACCACTGGAATGGGCAATGTCTGAGCTCTTAAAGCAACCACACCTCATCGAAAAGGCAACCGAAGAGCTTGATAGAGTAATTGGGAGAAACAGATGGGTAGAAGAGAGAGACCTTGAACAACTTCCTTATGTAGATGCAATTATGAAAGAGACAATGAGGAAGCACCCAGTTGCTGTAATGCTAGCTCCACATCTAGCTCTTGAAGATTGCAATGCGGGAGGTTATGATATTTGCAAAGGAACTAGAGTGTTCATTAACACATGGAGCATGGGGAGAGACCCTTCACTATGGGATGCACCAGATGAGTTTAGGCCTGAGAGGTTCTTAGGGAAGGCCATTGATGTGAAGAGGCAGAGTTTTGAACTGCTTCCATTTGGCTCAGGAAGGAGGATGTGCCCTGGTTATAGCCTTGGACTTAAAATGATAAGGTCTAGCTTGGCTAACTTGTTAAAAGGGTTTAACTGGAAATTGCCTGAGAATATGAAAACAGAAGACTTGAACATGGAGGAAGTTTTCGGATTGACAACACCTCGAAAGTTTCCGCTTGTTGCAGTCATGGAGCCTCGGCTCCCAACCCatctttattaattatatgtgAATTTGTGATGTTGTCTCTTTCAAAACCTTAAGAAATAACACCATGTATAATGTCCTTTCAAGATTTGGAGACATTTTTGCGAAGTATATGTGAATCTGTAATGCTATCTATATTTGTACTTTGTGATTGAAACAATCTTCTTGACTTCATCCAAGGGAGATTCTTAATATCAGAAATAATTACATATTGTCTCTTTCAAGCCttaatcttttgtttttgtgtgatCTGCGTTCTGCTGTGTGTGTGCTAGCTTTTGCttgttaagaaaaagaaagtcgGTAAAACGTGAATGATATTGCCAACCACTTCCACTAGTCTACTGCTCTACAACTAGTGgtctatataatattttgaatCCATTTGcccattttctattttaattattatctgATCATCTGACTAGCGTCTCTGTACTGCCATGTTAACCAGTTCCTCCAACCACTGTCAAATTATTGGATGCAGAGCCCGTGAAAAACCCAGATGGTTTTGCACTTTCGCTGCCATCaattttcctctctctctctctctctctctctctctctctctctctctctctctctgtgtgctTTTGTTTGTGTGCGTGATCTGCACTGTTGTGCTTGTGTGCTAGCTTTGtttgttaagaaaaagaaagttggtAAAACGTGAATGATATTGGCAACCGCTAGTCTAATGCTCTGCAACTTGTGTTCTATGTtggcattttatttttatttcttacaaATCTTTGTTGCTAGAGTAGCGTGGATATGTTAACCATCTAGCTATTAGTCTAAGTGGTATTTCTATTTCCAATATTAGAAGAGATCTACGATTCGAATCTTCCtcttgacaaaaagaaaaaaaaagcatgcaTATGATTGTTAAGCACTACATTCTTATTTTAAAGCTAATTAATCAGGACACTCTTACTAAACAGAGAAAGCAAACAACTTTAACAAACAACACAAAGGATCTCTCCTGCTAGTAGTAGAAGTGGTCCCCAGTTTGCTTCTGTACAAGGATGCGTTATCATACAAATTCCCTGTTTAAGAACATGACTTGTTTTTGAAACACATGTTTAATTAGCAGCAGGAGATAATTAAcatatgaaaaacaaattagaaATGGATTGTGTCATCCGAAAGGGAGGACCCTCCTTAACATAATAACATGATTTGCAGGATGGCCCATAAATCTATGTTAATAACCActacaccttttttttttttttttcctaactAAAGCACTACACTACTTTGGATCATATCCCTGTGAGTCTGCACGCAGAGCAAAGGAACCTATTTATTAGAAcgtaattttctatttttaaaaccaccatttGATTACCTCGAGATTGGGTTTGCTGCCACACCTTCCACGTAGTATTTAATTAGACTCACCTTTCACAGagtatttaattaagaaaaatgcTAGAGAGATGACTTTGTGCACAGCGTTTTAATAAAAGTAAGATTCATTATATTGGTGGTATATAAAATATGGTCTTCTTAGCATGATCCTCTTTAATTAAACACTGAATTCGTATGTTAATTTAGTTGTTATTTTGTCAATATTTGGTAAATTGGTAATATAGACAAACTATGGacaatatgtttctttttttgggcaaAAATTATGGAGAATATATGGGGTATTAtaaattgatatccaatagcaTCCCATTATTctccctaaataaaataataagaataGGGAAATTCTATACATATACCATACCCTACAATTTGCTTACAGCTACGTGCTCACTTAAACTCCACCTCATTTACATGAGTGTAGGGTATATTGAGTTAAAGTTGAGACATATAAAATTTCCCACGAGAATAATATCAAGACTAAAAATGGTCAACAAGTATATCATTATGTACATACATATGCATTATAAATACATGCAAGATCACCTCAAATTCTCACCATTACACCACAACCCACATCAATGgaggcttcttcttctttggttgTTTTAACCCTGGCATGTCTAGCTACTCTGGCCTTCCTatcaaaaattatattttcccAAAGCCACAAACCAAAAGCTCCACCAGGTCCAAAACCATGGCCTATACTTGGCAACCTTAACCTCATGGGACCTCTCCCACATCAATGCCTTCACAAATTATCTCAAACTTATGGACCCTTAATGCAGCTTAAGTTTGGCTCCTATCCAGTGGTAATTGCCTCATCAGCAGAAATGGCAAAACAGTTTCTGAAGACGCATGATCATGTCTTTGCCTCTAGACCTCAAACTGCAGCAGGCAAGTACCTCACTTACAACTACAGAAACATCACTTGGGCACCTTTTGGTCCTTATTGGCGTCAAGGGAGAAAAATTTTCATGTCCGAGCTATTTAGCTCAAAAAGACTAGAGTCTTTTGAGTACATTCGTGTCGAGGAAATTCGCGCTTTTACATCGCGATTCTATGCCTTGTCAGGTAAGCCTGTCATGCTTAAAGAGCATATCTCAAGGCTAACTCTTAGCACTGTGAGCAGGATTGTGTTAGGTAAGGAGTATTTTAGTGAGTCTCAGTTTGTGACTTCCACAATGACACTTAGAGAATTTCAGGACATGTTAGATGAGTTGGTGTGTCTTAGTGGGGTGTTAAATATTGGGGATTGGATACCATGGCTTAAATGTTTCGACTTACAAGGATACGTAAAGCAAATGAAGgccttaaagaaaaaatttgatcTCTTCCATGATTATATATTGGATGAACACAAGgcaaggaagaaagaagagacaAATTTTGTGCCAAAAGACATGGTGGACTTACTGTTGCAGCTGGTTGATGATCCTGATCTTGAAGTTAAGCTCAACCGTGACAGTGTCAAGGGATTCACTCAGGTACTATCCAAAACATTTCAGTTTATTTGctttacttatttttttgcatttttttgcGTGACAAAAATAGCTTGTGGTAAAAGAAACATGATCATATGAAACACATTTTGTCCCATTTTGTTGATTGAAAAACAGGATTTAATAGCAGGGGGAACTGATACCTCTGCTACCAATTTGGAGTGGGCAATGTCTGAACTCATAAGACAACCACACCTCATCGGAAAGGCAACTGAAGAGCTTGACAGAGTaattgggagagagagatgggtggAAGAGAAGGACCTCGAAAACCTTCCTTATATAGATGCAATTATAAAAGAGACAATGAGGAAACACCCTGTGGTTGCAATGCTTGCACCACATCTAGCTCTTGAAGATTGCAAAGTGGAAGGTTATGAT
Above is a genomic segment from Prunus dulcis chromosome 7, ALMONDv2, whole genome shotgun sequence containing:
- the LOC117635698 gene encoding trimethyltridecatetraene synthase-like, with protein sequence MEASSSLVVLTLACLATLAFLSKIIFSQSHKPKAPPGPKPWPILGNLNLMGPLPHQCLHKLSQTYGPLMQLKFGSYPVVIASSAEMAKQFLKTHDHVFASRPQTAAGKYLTYNYRNITWAPFGPYWRQGRKIFMSELFSSKRLESFEYIRVEEIRAFTSRFYALSGKPVMLKEHISRLTLSTVSRIVLGKEYFSESQFVTSTMTLREFQDMLDELVCLSGVLNIGDWIPWLKCFDLQGYVKQMKALKKKFDLFHDYILDEHKARKKEETNFVPKDMVDLLLQLVDDPDLEVKLNRDSVKGFTQDLIAGGTDTSATNLEWAMSELIRQPHLIGKATEELDRVIGRERWVEEKDLENLPYIDAIIKETMRKHPVVAMLAPHLALEDCKVEGYDICKGTRVFINTWSIGRDPSLWDAPEEFNPERFLGKAIDVKGQNFELLPFGSGRRMCPGYGLGLKMIRCSLANMLHGFNWKLPENMKPEDLCMEEVAGLSTPRKFPLVAVMEPRLPIHLY
- the LOC117634937 gene encoding trimethyltridecatetraene synthase-like, coding for MEAISYAILTLALVATLALVSKIFFPQSQKLKFPPGPKPWPVIGNLNHIGPLPHQSLHKLSQIYGPIMQLKFGSYPVVIASSAEMAKQFLRTHDHIFASRPQTAAGKYTTYNYSNLTWAPHGPYWRQGRKIYLSHLFSSKILDSVEYIRVEENRAFLSRLCALSGKPTMLKEHLSRLTLSIISRIVLGKKYFSVSESEISIVTLEEFQEMLDELFLLNGVLNIGDWIPWVQFFDLQGFVKRMKALKKKFDRFHDHVFDEHRAKKEGVKDFVPNDMVDLLLQLAEDPDIEVKLNYDSVKGFTQDLIAGGTDTSATTVEWAMSELMKQPHLIEKATEELDRVIGRGRWVEEKDIPQLPYIDAIMKETMRMHPVAVMLAPHLALEDCNVGGYDICKGTRVFVNTWSMGREPSQWDAPDEFNPDRFLGRSIDVKGQNFELLPFGSGRRMCPGYSLGLKMIRSSLANLLHGFNWKLPGNMKPEDLSMEEVFGLATPRKFPLVAVVEPRLPAHLY